The Mercurialis annua linkage group LG2, ddMerAnnu1.2, whole genome shotgun sequence genome contains a region encoding:
- the LOC126668837 gene encoding glucosidase 2 subunit beta isoform X3 — translation MKVNILILVVGVLGICSIAKSGVPSDPFLGISPQDENYYKTSSNSIKCKDGSKIFSKAQLNDDFCDCPDGTDEPGTSACPLAKFYCRNAGHFPLTIFSSRVNDGLCDCCDGSDEYDGQVKCRNTCWEAGKVARDKLSKKIATYKEGMAFRKQDIEKAKQSIAKEEAELSKLRNEENILKGLVDQLKERKEQIEKAEEKERLQKEKEEKEEKEAEEKAKREKGEIGEDAKQEKGQDVEKTNVEDESSESIHEDAIGVLDDSPLDQDNAGEYVSHVADAEPSDTSKNEGSQLHKVDKHVVKEEEPVLPKSVADAGQSDTSKVEGSPASEIQKGNSASENTEGLSKEELGRLVASRWTGNSEKQTDGDDNDHKEHEEMPPDMHDEEYDGYASGTDEETEKYDDDRGQYDDVDTEDDVDETYEDDSNDDIDSSYKSEPDYDLDLSDTTSTSNPSWLEKIQKTVRNILQAVNLFQTPVDKSEAAHVRKEYEESSAKLTKIQSRISSLTQKLKHDFGKEKEFYSFYDQCFESKQNKYIYKVCPFKQASQVEGHSTTRLGRWDKFEDSYGAMMFSNGDKCWNGPDRSLRVRLRCGLNNEVTGVDEPSRCEYVAVLSTPALCLEEKLKELENKLDEQSHSHDEL, via the exons ATGAAAGTGAATATTTTGATATTGGTGGTGGGAGTGTTGGGCATTTGCTCCATCGCTAAATCAGGCGTCCCCAGTGATCCATTTCTTGGAATTTCTCCGCAAG ATGAGAATTACTACAAGACATCATCAAATAGCATAAAATGTAAAGATGGATCCAAAATATTCAGTAAAGCTCAGCTTAATGATGACTTCTGTGATTGTCCTGATGGCACTGATGAACCAG GTACATCAGCTTGTCCACTTGCAAAATTCTATTGTCGAAATGCCGGACATTTTCCGCTTACGATATTTTCTTCAAGAGTCAATGATGGACTCTGTG ACTGTTGTGATGGGAGTGATGAATATGATGGGCAAGTCAAATGCCGAAATACATGCTGGGAGGCTGGAAAAGTGGCTAGAGATAAGCTGAGCAAAAAGATTGCCACATATAAGGAGGGGATGGCTTTCAGGAAGCAGGACATTGAAAAGGCAAAACAATCAATTGCAAAAGAAGAGGCAGAGCTATCAAAGCTAAGAAATGAGGAGAACATACTGAAAGGGCTTGTTGACCAGCTTAAAG AGCGTAAAGAACAAATAGAGAAGGCAGAAGAAAAAGAGCGCTTgcagaaggaaaaagaagagaaagaggAAAAGGAAGCTGAAGAAAAGGCTAAGAGGGAAAAAGGAGAAATTGGAGAGGACGCCAAGCAAGAAAAAGGACAGGATGTTGAGAAAACCAATGTTGAAGATGAATCCTCAGAAAGTATCCATGAAGATGCAATTGGTGTTTTGGATGATTCTCCTTTGGATCAG GATAATGCAGGGGAGTATGTTAGTCATGTAGCTGATGCTGAACCAAGCGATACTTCCAAAAATGAAGGATCACAATTGCATAAAGTGGATAAG CATGTCGTAAAGGAGGAAGAGCCTGTCTTGCCAAAAAGCGTAGCTGATGCTGGACAAAGTGATACTTCGAAAGTTGAAGGATCACCAGCGAGTGAAATACAGAAG GGAAATAGTGCATCTGAAAATACTGAAGGGTTATCAAAGGAAGAGTTAGGCCGCCTTGTTGCTTCTCGTTGGACAGGAAATTCTGAGAAGCAAACTGATGGAGATGATAATGATCATAAAGAGCACGAGGAGATGCCACCAGACATGCACGATGAGGAATATGATGGCTATGCTTCTGGAACCGATGAGGAAACTGAAAAATATGACGATGACAGGGGACAATATGATGATGTTGACACAGAAGATGATGTCGATGAGACTTATGAAGATGATTCTAACGATGATATAGACTCTTCTTACAAATCTGAACCTGATTATGATTTAGACTTATCAG ATACAACCTCTACAAGTAATCCATCTTGGTTGGAGAAGATACAAAAAACTGTACGTAACATTCTACAAGCTGTTAATCTTTTTCAAACTCCAGTGGACAAATCAG AGGCTGCTCATGTACGCAAGGAATACGAGGAGTCCAGTGCCAAGTTGACTAAAATACAGTCAAGGATATCTAGTTTAACGCAAAAGTTAAAACATGATTTCG gGAAAGAGAAGGAGTTCTATTCATTCTATGATCAATGTTTTGAGAGCAAACAAAACAA GTATATTTACAAAGTCTGTCCATTCAAACAAGCTTCCCAGGTGGAGGGCCATTCAACAACTCGTTTAGG CCGTTGGGACAAATTTGAGGATTCGTACGGTGCTATGATGTTCTCAAACGGCGACAAGTGCTGGAATGGGCCTGATAGAAGCTTGAGG GTAAGGCTGAGATGTGGATTGAACAATGAGGTTACTGGAGTAGATGAACCAAGCCGTTGCGA ATATGTAGCAGTTTTATCTACTCCGGCTCTGTGCCTGGAGGAAAAGCTTAAG GAATTGGAAAATAAACTAGACGAACAGTCGCATAGCCACGATGAACTATAA
- the LOC126668837 gene encoding glucosidase 2 subunit beta isoform X2: MKVNILILVVGVLGICSIAKSGVPSDPFLGISPQDENYYKTSSNSIKCKDGSKIFSKAQLNDDFCDCPDGTDEPGTSACPLAKFYCRNAGHFPLTIFSSRVNDGLCDCCDGSDEYDGQVKCRNTCWEAGKVARDKLSKKIATYKEGMAFRKQDIEKAKQSIAKEEAELSKLRNEENILKGLVDQLKERKEQIEKAEEKERLQKEKEEKEEKEAEEKAKREKGEIGEDAKQEKGQDVEKTNVEDESSESIHEDAIGVLDDSPLDQDNAGEYVSHVADAEPSDTSKNEGSQLHKVDKHVVKEEEPVLPKSVADAGQSDTSKVEGSPASEIQKDVVLESEEAVLPKGKDDSALVSDTSHDVGEGNSASENTEGLSKEELGRLVASRWTGNSEKQTDGDDNDHKEHEEMPPDMHDEEYDGYASGTDEETEKYDDDRGQYDDVDTEDDVDETYEDDSNDDIDSSYKSEPDYDLDLSDTTSTSNPSWLEKIQKTVRNILQAVNLFQTPVDKSEAAHVRKEYEESSAKLTKIQSRISSLTQKLKHDFGKEKEFYSFYDQCFESKQNKYIYKVCPFKQASQVEGHSTTRLGRWDKFEDSYGAMMFSNGDKCWNGPDRSLRVRLRCGLNNEVTGVDEPSRCEYVAVLSTPALCLEEKLKELENKLDEQSHSHDEL, encoded by the exons ATGAAAGTGAATATTTTGATATTGGTGGTGGGAGTGTTGGGCATTTGCTCCATCGCTAAATCAGGCGTCCCCAGTGATCCATTTCTTGGAATTTCTCCGCAAG ATGAGAATTACTACAAGACATCATCAAATAGCATAAAATGTAAAGATGGATCCAAAATATTCAGTAAAGCTCAGCTTAATGATGACTTCTGTGATTGTCCTGATGGCACTGATGAACCAG GTACATCAGCTTGTCCACTTGCAAAATTCTATTGTCGAAATGCCGGACATTTTCCGCTTACGATATTTTCTTCAAGAGTCAATGATGGACTCTGTG ACTGTTGTGATGGGAGTGATGAATATGATGGGCAAGTCAAATGCCGAAATACATGCTGGGAGGCTGGAAAAGTGGCTAGAGATAAGCTGAGCAAAAAGATTGCCACATATAAGGAGGGGATGGCTTTCAGGAAGCAGGACATTGAAAAGGCAAAACAATCAATTGCAAAAGAAGAGGCAGAGCTATCAAAGCTAAGAAATGAGGAGAACATACTGAAAGGGCTTGTTGACCAGCTTAAAG AGCGTAAAGAACAAATAGAGAAGGCAGAAGAAAAAGAGCGCTTgcagaaggaaaaagaagagaaagaggAAAAGGAAGCTGAAGAAAAGGCTAAGAGGGAAAAAGGAGAAATTGGAGAGGACGCCAAGCAAGAAAAAGGACAGGATGTTGAGAAAACCAATGTTGAAGATGAATCCTCAGAAAGTATCCATGAAGATGCAATTGGTGTTTTGGATGATTCTCCTTTGGATCAG GATAATGCAGGGGAGTATGTTAGTCATGTAGCTGATGCTGAACCAAGCGATACTTCCAAAAATGAAGGATCACAATTGCATAAAGTGGATAAG CATGTCGTAAAGGAGGAAGAGCCTGTCTTGCCAAAAAGCGTAGCTGATGCTGGACAAAGTGATACTTCGAAAGTTGAAGGATCACCAGCGAGTGAAATACAGAAG GATGTGGTGCTAGAGAGTGAAGAGGCTGTCTTACCAAAAGGCAAAGATGACTCTGCACTTGTGAGTGACACAAGTCACGATGTTGGTGAG GGAAATAGTGCATCTGAAAATACTGAAGGGTTATCAAAGGAAGAGTTAGGCCGCCTTGTTGCTTCTCGTTGGACAGGAAATTCTGAGAAGCAAACTGATGGAGATGATAATGATCATAAAGAGCACGAGGAGATGCCACCAGACATGCACGATGAGGAATATGATGGCTATGCTTCTGGAACCGATGAGGAAACTGAAAAATATGACGATGACAGGGGACAATATGATGATGTTGACACAGAAGATGATGTCGATGAGACTTATGAAGATGATTCTAACGATGATATAGACTCTTCTTACAAATCTGAACCTGATTATGATTTAGACTTATCAG ATACAACCTCTACAAGTAATCCATCTTGGTTGGAGAAGATACAAAAAACTGTACGTAACATTCTACAAGCTGTTAATCTTTTTCAAACTCCAGTGGACAAATCAG AGGCTGCTCATGTACGCAAGGAATACGAGGAGTCCAGTGCCAAGTTGACTAAAATACAGTCAAGGATATCTAGTTTAACGCAAAAGTTAAAACATGATTTCG gGAAAGAGAAGGAGTTCTATTCATTCTATGATCAATGTTTTGAGAGCAAACAAAACAA GTATATTTACAAAGTCTGTCCATTCAAACAAGCTTCCCAGGTGGAGGGCCATTCAACAACTCGTTTAGG CCGTTGGGACAAATTTGAGGATTCGTACGGTGCTATGATGTTCTCAAACGGCGACAAGTGCTGGAATGGGCCTGATAGAAGCTTGAGG GTAAGGCTGAGATGTGGATTGAACAATGAGGTTACTGGAGTAGATGAACCAAGCCGTTGCGA ATATGTAGCAGTTTTATCTACTCCGGCTCTGTGCCTGGAGGAAAAGCTTAAG GAATTGGAAAATAAACTAGACGAACAGTCGCATAGCCACGATGAACTATAA
- the LOC126668837 gene encoding glucosidase 2 subunit beta isoform X1, with protein MKVNILILVVGVLGICSIAKSGVPSDPFLGISPQDENYYKTSSNSIKCKDGSKIFSKAQLNDDFCDCPDGTDEPGTSACPLAKFYCRNAGHFPLTIFSSRVNDGLCDCCDGSDEYDGQVKCRNTCWEAGKVARDKLSKKIATYKEGMAFRKQDIEKAKQSIAKEEAELSKLRNEENILKGLVDQLKERKEQIEKAEEKERLQKEKEEKEEKEAEEKAKREKGEIGEDAKQEKGQDVEKTNVEDESSESIHEDAIGVLDDSPLDQDNAGEYVSHVADAEPSDTSKNEGSQLHKVDKHVVKEEEPVLPKSVADAGQSDTSKVEGSPASEIQKDVVLESEEAVLPKGKDDSALVSDTSHDVGEVSGDQAVKLGNSASENTEGLSKEELGRLVASRWTGNSEKQTDGDDNDHKEHEEMPPDMHDEEYDGYASGTDEETEKYDDDRGQYDDVDTEDDVDETYEDDSNDDIDSSYKSEPDYDLDLSDTTSTSNPSWLEKIQKTVRNILQAVNLFQTPVDKSEAAHVRKEYEESSAKLTKIQSRISSLTQKLKHDFGKEKEFYSFYDQCFESKQNKYIYKVCPFKQASQVEGHSTTRLGRWDKFEDSYGAMMFSNGDKCWNGPDRSLRVRLRCGLNNEVTGVDEPSRCEYVAVLSTPALCLEEKLKELENKLDEQSHSHDEL; from the exons ATGAAAGTGAATATTTTGATATTGGTGGTGGGAGTGTTGGGCATTTGCTCCATCGCTAAATCAGGCGTCCCCAGTGATCCATTTCTTGGAATTTCTCCGCAAG ATGAGAATTACTACAAGACATCATCAAATAGCATAAAATGTAAAGATGGATCCAAAATATTCAGTAAAGCTCAGCTTAATGATGACTTCTGTGATTGTCCTGATGGCACTGATGAACCAG GTACATCAGCTTGTCCACTTGCAAAATTCTATTGTCGAAATGCCGGACATTTTCCGCTTACGATATTTTCTTCAAGAGTCAATGATGGACTCTGTG ACTGTTGTGATGGGAGTGATGAATATGATGGGCAAGTCAAATGCCGAAATACATGCTGGGAGGCTGGAAAAGTGGCTAGAGATAAGCTGAGCAAAAAGATTGCCACATATAAGGAGGGGATGGCTTTCAGGAAGCAGGACATTGAAAAGGCAAAACAATCAATTGCAAAAGAAGAGGCAGAGCTATCAAAGCTAAGAAATGAGGAGAACATACTGAAAGGGCTTGTTGACCAGCTTAAAG AGCGTAAAGAACAAATAGAGAAGGCAGAAGAAAAAGAGCGCTTgcagaaggaaaaagaagagaaagaggAAAAGGAAGCTGAAGAAAAGGCTAAGAGGGAAAAAGGAGAAATTGGAGAGGACGCCAAGCAAGAAAAAGGACAGGATGTTGAGAAAACCAATGTTGAAGATGAATCCTCAGAAAGTATCCATGAAGATGCAATTGGTGTTTTGGATGATTCTCCTTTGGATCAG GATAATGCAGGGGAGTATGTTAGTCATGTAGCTGATGCTGAACCAAGCGATACTTCCAAAAATGAAGGATCACAATTGCATAAAGTGGATAAG CATGTCGTAAAGGAGGAAGAGCCTGTCTTGCCAAAAAGCGTAGCTGATGCTGGACAAAGTGATACTTCGAAAGTTGAAGGATCACCAGCGAGTGAAATACAGAAG GATGTGGTGCTAGAGAGTGAAGAGGCTGTCTTACCAAAAGGCAAAGATGACTCTGCACTTGTGAGTGACACAAGTCACGATGTTGGTGAGGTATCTGGCGATCAAGCTGTGAAATTG GGAAATAGTGCATCTGAAAATACTGAAGGGTTATCAAAGGAAGAGTTAGGCCGCCTTGTTGCTTCTCGTTGGACAGGAAATTCTGAGAAGCAAACTGATGGAGATGATAATGATCATAAAGAGCACGAGGAGATGCCACCAGACATGCACGATGAGGAATATGATGGCTATGCTTCTGGAACCGATGAGGAAACTGAAAAATATGACGATGACAGGGGACAATATGATGATGTTGACACAGAAGATGATGTCGATGAGACTTATGAAGATGATTCTAACGATGATATAGACTCTTCTTACAAATCTGAACCTGATTATGATTTAGACTTATCAG ATACAACCTCTACAAGTAATCCATCTTGGTTGGAGAAGATACAAAAAACTGTACGTAACATTCTACAAGCTGTTAATCTTTTTCAAACTCCAGTGGACAAATCAG AGGCTGCTCATGTACGCAAGGAATACGAGGAGTCCAGTGCCAAGTTGACTAAAATACAGTCAAGGATATCTAGTTTAACGCAAAAGTTAAAACATGATTTCG gGAAAGAGAAGGAGTTCTATTCATTCTATGATCAATGTTTTGAGAGCAAACAAAACAA GTATATTTACAAAGTCTGTCCATTCAAACAAGCTTCCCAGGTGGAGGGCCATTCAACAACTCGTTTAGG CCGTTGGGACAAATTTGAGGATTCGTACGGTGCTATGATGTTCTCAAACGGCGACAAGTGCTGGAATGGGCCTGATAGAAGCTTGAGG GTAAGGCTGAGATGTGGATTGAACAATGAGGTTACTGGAGTAGATGAACCAAGCCGTTGCGA ATATGTAGCAGTTTTATCTACTCCGGCTCTGTGCCTGGAGGAAAAGCTTAAG GAATTGGAAAATAAACTAGACGAACAGTCGCATAGCCACGATGAACTATAA